A stretch of DNA from Vicinamibacteria bacterium:
CTGGTGCAAAGCTTCGGACGGAAGGGATGGGTCGTGGCCCCTCTCACCGACGGGGACGCGGCCGAGCTCTACCCCGTTCTAGGAACGCTCGAAGCCCTCGGCGTCGTCACCGCCGATACGAGCGCTCTCGGATCTCTGGAGGAGCTGCGCGTTCTTGTCATGCGCCTCGAGCAGTCGACCGCCACGGTAACGGAGCGAATCGCGGTGGAAGCCGATTGGCACGCTCTCCTTTTGGCACAGTGCCCCAACCGCGTTCTTGTCGACATGTTGCGTCCACTCGCCGTCCGCGCCGCACGCTTCGAGATTGCCTGCACCGCGCTCGGGTGGCGGCCGCGCAAAGGCGAGCTTTCGAGCGTCGTCCAGTGTCTCGAGCGTGGCGATATTCGAGGTGCTTCCCGGTTTATCGAGATCCACTGGCGCGACAGAGGGAACAGCATCGTGGAGTTCATCCGAACCCCCGAGCCCTCGGGCGAACAGCGGGTGGCTTGAGCTCGAAGTCGGGCAGTTTCGCTGAGCCGGGCCGGTAAGGCCCCAAGGAAGGCGCCCGCTCTCGAAACCTGCGTGATCTGGCGTCTCACGTTCGGGTCTCGGCCGAGAATGTCGGATCGGGTTTGACCTTCCCGACTCGATCTTATATTGTCAACAAAGTTGACTAACATAGTAAACAACTAATGCGATTCTCCAAGAAGAGTGAGTACGCCCTTCGGGCCCTCATCGACCTGGTGGCCGAGCAGAATAGCGGGCCCGTTCGCCGCGAGGATATCGCCCGCCGTCAACACATTCCCATCCAGTACCTGGAGCAGGTTCTGCTGCGCCTGCGCAACGCGGGGTTGCTGGCGAGCCGACGCGGGTTGAGCGGTGGTTACACTCTGATCAAGCCCCCCGAGCAGGTCACACTGGGCCACGTGATTCGCATTCTCGATGGCCCGCTCGCACCGATTCGCTGTGTGAGCAAGACCGCCTACCAAGAATGTGATGACTGTCCCTATGCCGAGCGGGCACATTGCCCCATGCAGGAGGCGATGAGAGACGTGCGCGAAGCCATCGCCGGCGTGCTCGACAACTATTCTCTGAGGTATTTCTCCGATCGTTCGAGGAAATCAGGACGCCGGAGAAAACGGTCTACATCGGACGCGCCGGTGGGAGCGTGACCTATGGATACGCATCTGCGCAGTGTGGTGAAAACGATAAGCTATCGAGTCGTGGCGACCCTGATTACCAGCCTGCTCGCCTTCATGTTTACCGACGACCTGCTGATAGCGCTCGGAATCGGCTCCGCCGAGGGGTTGTCGAAAATCTTCCTGTTCTGGATCCACGAGCGATTGTGGGTTCGCATCCGCTGGGGTCGAGCGGTTCCGGTTTGAGCGCTCCGTGATGTTCCCGATTCGGCGCGGGTGGGAAGACTCATGCCGTCCTCGCATGGGCGGTTTGATCGGGCGGCACATCGTGCGGCGGCGAGCCTGTCGTCTGGTGCGGATGTGACGGACTGAGACCAACCAGCAGACTGGGCTGTACTTTTGCATCAACCTGCTAGCTCTTGCTGGCCCGGTTGGCCACATCGTAACGATCCGCTCGTTTGCGGCGTTCGATGCCCGCGACGGTTCGTGCTAGCTTGTCACGACGCAATCGGCATCGATGACAGGAGATATCCCAAGCACGATGTATCGCCCGACTTGGACGTTCCCGATATCGGGGCTCGCACTTCTCGGCGGGCTCGCCTGCGAGTCCAGCAGCTCTCCCTCGTCGCCTTCGATAACCGCACCCGCGATTCAGGCTCCTGCCGTGGGAGCGGTCGTCACCGAGGAACTGCCCACACTAACCGTGCGTAACGCGAGCGGGGGACAGGGCGAGCCGACCTATCGTTTCGAAGTCGCGACCGACGACAGGTTTCAATCGATGGTGGCCGAAGTCGAAGGCGTCGGAGAGGGTCCGGGAGACACCACCTCGTGGCAATTGCCCGAGCCTCCAAGCGGGGCTGAGGCTGACGCGCAAGGCCTGTCGGTCTACTTCTGGCGGGCCCGCGCCAGCGCGACGGGCGAAGTGGGTCCGTGGTCGGAGACGGCCAGCTTCAAGATGCAGGAGGGCTTCTCTGTCAGTGCCCCTTCGTCGGCGGGGATTTTCGTCTCCGATCCCTTGACCAACGGGACATCGGTGGGCATGGTGTCCGGGGGAACGTTCAACGCGCGCGGTTGGATGGCAACCGCCGCCGACACCTTCATTCGCTATGAAGTGCCCACCATCGTCAGCGGCTTCGTAGAATTCGACGTCACCAATCTCCGCGAGCCCAACCCGCGCTCCGACAAACGGATGCTCATGATCATGTGGGACCCCACTCGCGGGGAGTACACCACCAACCCCTATCGGATGCACCTCCAGAAGCTCGACGGACGGACGGTGGACTTCGGCCATCTGCGGTTGCGCTGGATCTCGAGGCGGCAGGAGCGGAACATCTACTACGACTACGATCGCTGGAATCCGGACCAGGTCTATCATTTTCGCGTGGAGTGGGGCGACTTTCCTGGAATCGACACGCAATGGGGACGGGGACTATTCGATGGCGTCGAGATCCTGACGTGGAATTACGACAATCCGTACGATCCCTCCACCCACTGGATCGAGCTCGGTGGGGCACCGCGAAACGAGACGCTCGAACAGGCCATCTTTTCCAACGTGAGGATAGGGAAGAGATAACAAGGCATGGGCACCGATTCACTCGCGCGCTTCCCGCCGATTGCGTCTCGTGCTACTCTGCCGGACCTATGAAGCGAGCTCATCGAATCTGGCTTTGTGCGGGCATGCTGATGATCGGTTGCCAACAAGCGCGTGCGCCGGAGGGCTTCGACCAGGGGCTGCTTCTTGCCATGGCCGCCCTCGACAAGAACGAGGATGGATCGCCCAAGCCTCTCCCGGCACGGCTCGGAATCCTT
This window harbors:
- a CDS encoding GntR family transcriptional regulator, yielding MKEHSTHQLFQPITRPLLRDEVRRQLLERITDGRIPAATRVYENDLARQLGVSRTPLHEAMVSLARDGLVQSFGRKGWVVAPLTDGDAAELYPVLGTLEALGVVTADTSALGSLEELRVLVMRLEQSTATVTERIAVEADWHALLLAQCPNRVLVDMLRPLAVRAARFEIACTALGWRPRKGELSSVVQCLERGDIRGASRFIEIHWRDRGNSIVEFIRTPEPSGEQRVA
- a CDS encoding Rrf2 family transcriptional regulator, producing the protein MRFSKKSEYALRALIDLVAEQNSGPVRREDIARRQHIPIQYLEQVLLRLRNAGLLASRRGLSGGYTLIKPPEQVTLGHVIRILDGPLAPIRCVSKTAYQECDDCPYAERAHCPMQEAMRDVREAIAGVLDNYSLRYFSDRSRKSGRRRKRSTSDAPVGA
- a CDS encoding DUF2061 domain-containing protein, which produces MDTHLRSVVKTISYRVVATLITSLLAFMFTDDLLIALGIGSAEGLSKIFLFWIHERLWVRIRWGRAVPV